In Acidobacteriota bacterium, one DNA window encodes the following:
- a CDS encoding DHH family phosphoesterase — translation MSPKVTPAKRLARLTSVLDGARSMLIIVQNTPDPDAIAAAAALRELANERHEIACSIGHSGGVWRAENLALLKYLGLNTRSLVDLDLDRFDRLSMVDAQPGAGNVNFDPSVRLDVVIDHHPIRRETRSARFTDVRSRYGATSTILFEYLKQAKIEIPTPVATAMVYGIRSDTQDLGRESTRADVEAFLDLYPLANPRALGRIVQATLPRTYFSKLRNALDDARIHGDRIVSYLGQLESPEMVAEAADLLLRAEGIQWAMTMGIIDDTLHLSLRTTDRERHAGRVARNLGGRSGFGGGHQALAAAQIPLEETDLSERKLRTRMRDLTKRFLRATGDAKEPGKRLCQ, via the coding sequence ATGAGCCCAAAGGTGACGCCCGCAAAGCGCCTGGCACGACTGACCTCCGTACTAGACGGTGCGCGCAGCATGCTGATCATCGTGCAGAACACACCGGACCCGGACGCGATCGCCGCCGCCGCCGCACTGCGTGAACTGGCAAACGAACGCCATGAGATCGCATGTTCGATTGGCCACTCGGGCGGTGTCTGGAGAGCGGAGAACCTGGCCCTTCTCAAGTACCTGGGCCTCAACACCCGGTCTCTCGTCGATCTCGACCTTGATCGCTTCGACAGGTTGAGCATGGTGGATGCCCAGCCGGGCGCCGGAAATGTGAACTTCGATCCATCGGTCCGGCTCGACGTGGTCATCGACCACCACCCGATCCGACGCGAAACCCGAAGCGCGAGATTCACCGATGTGAGAAGCCGCTACGGAGCAACCTCGACGATACTTTTCGAGTACCTCAAGCAGGCGAAAATCGAGATTCCGACTCCAGTTGCGACCGCGATGGTATATGGCATCAGATCCGATACCCAGGACCTCGGCCGCGAGAGCACTCGAGCGGACGTGGAAGCCTTCCTTGACCTCTACCCGCTCGCCAATCCTCGTGCCCTCGGCCGAATCGTCCAAGCGACGCTGCCCCGCACCTACTTTTCCAAACTGCGAAATGCCCTGGACGATGCAAGGATCCACGGCGACCGAATAGTCTCATACCTCGGCCAGCTCGAATCACCAGAGATGGTGGCAGAAGCTGCAGACCTGCTGCTGCGCGCCGAAGGAATTCAATGGGCAATGACCATGGGGATTATCGACGATACGCTCCACCTCAGCCTCCGTACCACGGACCGAGAACGCCACGCGGGTCGGGTCGCACGCAACCTCGGGGGGAGGAGCGGCTTCGGTGGCGGCCATCAGGCGTTGGCTGCGGCGCAGATCCCCCTCGAAGAGACCGACCTGAGCGAACGAAAGCTTCGGACGAGGATGAGGGACCTGACGAAGAGGTTTCTGCGTGCCACCGGCGACGCCAAGGAACCCGGCAAACGCCTCTGCCAATAA